A region from the Pogoniulus pusillus isolate bPogPus1 chromosome 13, bPogPus1.pri, whole genome shotgun sequence genome encodes:
- the B9D1 gene encoding B9 domain-containing protein 1, with protein sequence MASAGGPGVFLLAVNGQIESGEFPGFDDLYCKFCFVYGQDWVPTAGLEEGISQITSKSSVSPTTLVWNFPINITFKSTNPFGWPQIVVSVYGPDFFGNDVVRGYGAVHVPFTPGRHTRTIAMFVPESTSRLQKFTSWFTGRRPEFTDPKVVAQGEGREVTRVRSQGFVTISFNIMTKDMEKLGYEVSPSDLQCPSLAPVTEGILKY encoded by the exons ATGGCGTCGGCGGGCGGCCCCGGTGTCTTCCTGCTGGCGGTAAACGGGCAGATCGAGAGCGGGGAG TTCCCTGGATTCGATGACCTCTACTGCAAGTTCTGCTTCGTCTATGGCCAAGACTGGGTTCCCACAGCG GGCCTGGAGGAGGGCATCTCCCAGATCACCTCCAAGAGCAGTGTCTCACCCACAACACTTGTCTGGAACTTCCCCATCAACATTACCTTCAAGAGCACCAACCCATTTGGCT GGCCGCAGATTGTCGTGAGCGTCTACGGACCGGACTTCTTTGGCAACGATGTGGTCAGAGGGTATGGAGCTGTTCATGTTCCCTTCACACCTGGAAG GCATACAAGAACCATTGCTATGTTTGTTCCAGAGTCCACATCGAGGCTGCAGAAGTTTACAAG TTGGTTCACAGGGAGACGTCCAGAATTTACTGACCCTAAAGTGGTAGCACAGGGAGAAGGACGAGAAG TAACAAGAGTACGCTCTCAGGGCTTTGTGACCATTTCCTTCAACATAATGACCAAGGATATGGAGAAGCTGGGCTATGAAGTGAGCCCCAGTGATCTGCAGTGCCCATCTCTGGCTCCTGTTACAGAAGGGATTCTCAAGTACTGA